GCAGCGTGTCGGCGTCGCAGTCGGCGTCGACGGAGATCACCTTCTGGGTGTTGCCGCTCGTCGCACCCTTGTGCCAGCGCTCCTTGCGGGAGCGGGACCAGAACACGGTCTCGCCGAGGGCAAGGGTCTCGGCCAGCGTGTCCGGCGTCATCCACGCCATCATCAGGACCTCGCCGCTGTCGTGCTGCTGCACGATGGCGGGGATCAGGCCGTCACTGGTCAGGGTCAGGGTCGAGCGCAACTCGTCGGCGTTCATGGGAGGGGAAATGGTAGCGGCCGGCGCTGTCGCCGTTCCCCACACGGCTGGCTGCCGACCCC
The nucleotide sequence above comes from Euzebya pacifica. Encoded proteins:
- the hisI gene encoding phosphoribosyl-AMP cyclohydrolase, with amino-acid sequence MNADELRSTLTLTSDGLIPAIVQQHDSGEVLMMAWMTPDTLAETLALGETVFWSRSRKERWHKGATSGNTQKVISVDADCDADTLLIRVDQGPDGVACHTGARTCFGSRIATS